In Halopseudomonas nanhaiensis, a single window of DNA contains:
- a CDS encoding AzlC family ABC transporter permease, with protein MSSRLTQSLAGARDTLPMLVGALPFGIIFGTLATSSGLSVAATLAMSALVFAGSAQFIAIGLIASGTGLFVIFLTTLIVNLRHMLYSASLLPYVRHLPQRWRVPLAFWLTDETFAVVHRHFILHPAEGESRQWYFLGSCIAMYSNWVACTLIGVMLGHALPGMAGWGLDFAMVATFIGIVVPSLRSRPMIAAALVAGAVAVAGHALPYKLGLMLAALCGVAAGMVAARLASGKPSDREVLDERI; from the coding sequence ATGTCCTCCCGCTTAACCCAGTCCCTCGCAGGCGCCCGCGATACGTTGCCCATGCTGGTAGGCGCGTTGCCGTTCGGCATCATCTTCGGCACGCTCGCAACCTCGTCAGGATTGTCGGTGGCGGCGACCCTGGCAATGTCGGCACTGGTATTCGCGGGTTCCGCGCAATTCATTGCGATCGGCCTGATCGCATCGGGTACGGGCCTCTTCGTGATCTTTCTGACGACCCTGATCGTCAATCTGCGGCACATGCTCTACAGTGCCAGCCTGCTGCCCTACGTGCGTCACCTCCCGCAGCGCTGGCGGGTGCCTTTGGCCTTCTGGCTGACCGATGAGACCTTTGCCGTGGTACACCGGCATTTCATACTTCATCCCGCAGAAGGCGAGAGCAGGCAGTGGTACTTCCTTGGCTCATGCATTGCCATGTACAGCAACTGGGTGGCCTGCACCCTGATCGGCGTGATGCTGGGGCACGCTCTACCCGGCATGGCGGGGTGGGGGCTGGATTTTGCCATGGTCGCCACGTTCATAGGCATTGTCGTGCCGTCGCTACGCAGTCGTCCGATGATCGCTGCGGCGCTGGTTGCTGGTGCAGTGGCGGTTGCAGGGCACGCGCTTCCCTACAAGCTGGGACTGATGCTCGCTGCGTTGTGCGGGGTGGCTGCAGGCATGGTCGCTGCTCGGCTGGCGAGTGGGAAGCCAAGCGATCGGGAGGTGCTCGATGAGCGGATATGA